From a single Mycolicibacterium moriokaense genomic region:
- a CDS encoding GNAT family N-acetyltransferase has translation MTVALRRSWAKDLEAETLYELLKLRVEVFVVEQATPYPELDGRDLLTETRHFWLEGPDGEVVSTLRLMEEHPGGQKGFRIGRVCTKRDQRGQGHATRLMQAALAEVGDYPCRINAQTYLEEMYARHGFVRDGAEFLDDGIPHVPMVKS, from the coding sequence ATGACGGTCGCACTACGTCGAAGCTGGGCCAAGGACCTGGAGGCCGAGACGCTCTACGAACTGCTCAAACTGCGCGTGGAGGTGTTCGTCGTCGAACAGGCCACCCCCTATCCAGAACTGGACGGACGCGACCTGCTCACCGAGACCCGCCACTTCTGGCTCGAGGGACCCGACGGTGAGGTCGTCTCCACTCTGCGGCTGATGGAGGAGCACCCCGGTGGTCAGAAGGGGTTTCGTATCGGCCGGGTGTGCACCAAACGCGATCAGCGTGGACAGGGGCATGCCACCCGGCTCATGCAGGCCGCGCTCGCCGAGGTCGGCGACTACCCGTGCCGCATCAATGCGCAGACTTATCTCGAGGAGATGTACGCGCGGCACGGCTTCGTCCGTGACGGTGCGGAATTCCTGGACGACGGCATCCCGCACGTTCCGATGGTCAAATCATGA